One genomic region from Enterobacter hormaechei ATCC 49162 encodes:
- a CDS encoding peptidoglycan DD-metalloendopeptidase family protein: MYSTDVVKENAYLSATRSGLESNEIATLQRSLPSRFNLRHLKKNESLKLVLQKKAGKSRVVAYKFTSGSFNYTAYRISDKKFYNLSDTSGKGSLDYPLPATARLSSPFNPARLNPVSGKVSPHNGIDYSMPMNTKIVSVIDGKITRAEYNSTMGYFVEVTGKAGVKTRYLHLNKILVTKGARVTRGGAIALSGNSGRSSGPHLHYELVINNNPVNSLAFRAAAPADNKLEQHAFAHARDYERYLD; encoded by the coding sequence ATGTATTCTACCGATGTCGTAAAAGAAAATGCCTACCTTTCAGCCACCCGCTCGGGGCTGGAATCGAACGAGATCGCTACTCTTCAGCGCTCCTTGCCTTCCCGGTTTAATCTGCGGCATTTGAAAAAAAATGAATCATTAAAACTCGTACTGCAAAAGAAAGCGGGAAAATCACGTGTCGTGGCCTATAAATTTACGTCCGGTTCATTTAATTACACGGCGTATCGTATATCAGATAAAAAGTTCTATAACCTTTCCGATACTTCCGGGAAAGGCAGTCTCGATTATCCGTTACCGGCCACAGCAAGACTCAGTTCGCCTTTCAATCCTGCAAGACTTAACCCGGTATCGGGAAAAGTGAGTCCCCATAATGGCATTGATTATTCCATGCCCATGAACACGAAAATAGTCAGCGTCATCGACGGAAAAATCACCCGGGCCGAATACAACAGTACCATGGGATATTTTGTTGAAGTAACGGGAAAAGCCGGTGTTAAAACTCGCTATCTCCACCTCAATAAAATACTCGTTACTAAAGGGGCCAGGGTTACACGGGGAGGTGCTATTGCGTTATCCGGTAACAGCGGACGTTCATCCGGTCCTCATCTGCATTACGAGCTGGTCATCAATAACAACCCTGTTAACTCTCTGGCGTTCCGGGCAGCGGCACCCGCTGATAACAAACTCGAACAGCATGCCTTTGCGCATGCCAGAGACTACGAACGATACCTGGACTGA
- the silA gene encoding Cu(+)/Ag(+) efflux RND transporter permease subunit SilA has protein sequence MIEWIIRRSVANRFLVMMGALFLSIWGTWTIINTPVDALPDLSDVQVIIKTSYPGQAPQIVENQVTYPLTTTMLSVPGAKTVRGFSQFGDSYVYVIFEDGTDLYWARSRVLEYLNQVQGKLPAGVSSEIGPDATGVGWIFEYALVDRSGKHDLSELRSLQDWFLKFELKTIPNVAEVASVGGVVKQYQIQVNPVKLSQYGISLPEVKQALESSNQEAGGSSVEMAEAEYMVRASGYLQSIDDFNNIVLKTGENGVPVYLRDVARVQTGPEMRRGIAELNGQGEVAGGVVILRSGKNARDVITAVRDKLETLKASLPEGVEIVTTYDRSQLIDRAIDNLSSKLLEEFIVVAIVCALFLWHVRSALVAIISLPLGLCIAFIVMHFQGLNANIMSLGGIAIAVGAMVDAAIVMIENAHKRLEEWDHQHPGEQIDNATRWKVITDASVEVGPALFISLLIITLSFIPIFTLEGQEGRLFGPLAFTKTYSMAGAAALAIIVIPILMGFWIRGKIPAETSNPLNRVLIKAYHPLLLRVLHWPKTTLLVAALSIFTVIWPLSQVGGEFLPKINEGDLLYMPSTLPGVSPAEAAALLQTTDKLIKSVPEVASVFGKTGKAETATDSAPLEMVETTIQLKPEDQWRPGMTIDKIIEELDRTVRLPGLANLWVPPIRNRIDMLSTGIKSPIGIKVSGTVLSDIDATAQSIEAVAKTVPGVVSALAERLEGGRYIDVDINREKASRYGMTVGDVQLFISSAIGGATVGETVEGVARYPINIRYPQDYRNSPQALKQMPILTPMKQQITLGDVADIKVVSGPTMLKTENARPASWIYIDARGRDMVSVVNDIKTAISQKVKLRPGTSVSFSGQFELLEHANKKLKLMVPMTVMIIFILLYLAFRRVDEALLILMSLPFALVGGIWFLYWQGFHMSVATGTGFIALAGVAAEFGVVMLMYLRHAIEAHPELSRKETFTPEGLDEALYHGAVLRVRPKAMTVAVIIAGLLPILWGTGAGSEVMSRIAAPMIGGMITAPLLSLFIIPAAYKLIWLRRHKKSVS, from the coding sequence ATGATTGAATGGATTATCCGGCGCTCTGTCGCCAACCGTTTCCTGGTCATGATGGGGGCCCTGTTTCTCAGCATCTGGGGCACATGGACGATTATTAACACGCCTGTCGATGCCTTGCCTGACCTGTCAGATGTGCAGGTCATTATCAAAACCAGCTATCCCGGCCAGGCCCCGCAGATTGTAGAAAACCAGGTCACCTATCCACTTACCACCACCATGCTGTCCGTGCCTGGCGCAAAAACCGTGCGTGGTTTTTCACAGTTCGGTGATTCGTATGTGTATGTCATTTTTGAAGACGGCACCGATCTGTACTGGGCCCGTTCCCGCGTGCTGGAGTACCTGAACCAGGTACAGGGAAAACTGCCCGCCGGTGTGAGTTCTGAAATCGGTCCGGACGCCACGGGGGTGGGCTGGATATTTGAATATGCCCTTGTCGATCGCAGCGGAAAACACGACCTTTCAGAACTGCGTTCTCTGCAGGACTGGTTCCTGAAATTTGAGCTGAAAACCATCCCGAACGTGGCTGAGGTCGCTTCGGTTGGCGGCGTGGTGAAACAGTACCAGATTCAGGTCAATCCGGTAAAATTGTCTCAGTATGGTATCAGCCTGCCCGAAGTGAAACAGGCCCTTGAATCGTCTAACCAGGAGGCCGGTGGCTCATCCGTTGAAATGGCCGAAGCTGAGTATATGGTCCGTGCCAGCGGTTATCTTCAGAGCATTGATGATTTTAATAACATCGTCCTGAAAACAGGCGAGAACGGCGTGCCGGTTTATCTGCGGGATGTTGCCCGCGTGCAGACCGGGCCTGAAATGCGGCGTGGTATTGCCGAGCTGAACGGCCAGGGCGAAGTCGCTGGCGGCGTGGTGATCCTGCGGTCGGGTAAAAATGCACGCGACGTTATCACGGCAGTGAGGGATAAACTTGAGACGCTGAAGGCCAGCCTGCCGGAAGGCGTTGAAATCGTGACCACCTACGATCGCAGCCAGCTCATCGACCGGGCGATTGATAACCTCAGTTCCAAACTTCTGGAAGAGTTTATCGTGGTGGCCATCGTCTGTGCCCTGTTCCTGTGGCACGTACGTTCTGCCCTGGTGGCGATTATCTCTCTGCCGCTTGGTCTGTGTATCGCCTTTATCGTCATGCACTTCCAGGGACTGAACGCCAATATCATGTCGCTGGGAGGGATAGCGATTGCCGTCGGTGCGATGGTGGATGCCGCCATTGTGATGATTGAGAATGCGCATAAGCGGCTTGAGGAGTGGGATCATCAGCATCCGGGTGAGCAGATTGACAACGCCACCCGCTGGAAGGTGATTACCGATGCCTCCGTTGAAGTGGGACCCGCACTGTTTATCAGCCTGCTGATCATCACCCTGTCCTTTATTCCTATCTTTACCCTGGAAGGTCAGGAAGGACGTCTGTTTGGCCCGCTGGCATTCACGAAAACGTACTCCATGGCGGGCGCGGCCGCGCTGGCCATCATCGTCATTCCGATTCTGATGGGATTCTGGATCCGGGGGAAAATTCCTGCAGAGACCAGTAACCCCCTGAACCGGGTACTGATCAAAGCGTATCATCCATTGCTGTTGCGGGTTCTCCACTGGCCAAAAACAACCCTGCTGGTTGCGGCCTTGTCCATTTTCACCGTTATCTGGCCGCTGAGCCAGGTGGGCGGTGAGTTTCTGCCGAAGATTAACGAGGGCGACCTGTTGTATATGCCGTCGACCCTGCCGGGTGTCTCTCCGGCTGAAGCTGCAGCGCTCCTGCAGACGACGGACAAGTTAATCAAAAGCGTTCCTGAAGTGGCCTCTGTATTTGGCAAGACCGGTAAAGCAGAGACCGCCACGGATTCCGCACCGCTCGAAATGGTTGAAACCACGATCCAGCTCAAACCTGAGGATCAGTGGCGTCCAGGCATGACGATTGACAAGATTATTGAAGAACTCGACAGGACCGTCCGTTTACCGGGGCTGGCAAACCTCTGGGTGCCGCCAATCCGTAACCGTATTGATATGCTCTCAACCGGGATCAAAAGCCCGATAGGTATCAAGGTGTCCGGAACGGTTCTGTCCGATATCGATGCAACGGCGCAGAGTATCGAAGCGGTCGCCAAAACCGTACCCGGCGTAGTGTCTGCTCTCGCAGAGCGACTGGAAGGCGGGCGCTACATTGATGTGGATATCAACCGGGAAAAAGCCTCCCGCTACGGAATGACGGTGGGCGATGTGCAGCTGTTCATCTCATCAGCCATCGGCGGCGCGACGGTAGGGGAAACGGTTGAAGGCGTGGCCCGGTACCCGATTAATATCCGCTATCCGCAGGATTACCGGAACAGCCCGCAGGCCCTGAAACAGATGCCGATCCTGACCCCGATGAAGCAGCAGATCACGCTGGGCGATGTTGCGGATATTAAGGTCGTTTCCGGGCCGACTATGCTGAAAACGGAAAATGCCCGTCCAGCCAGCTGGATTTACATTGACGCGCGCGGCAGGGATATGGTGTCGGTGGTTAATGACATTAAAACGGCGATCAGTCAGAAAGTGAAACTGAGACCGGGTACCAGCGTGTCATTCTCCGGACAGTTTGAACTGCTTGAGCATGCCAACAAGAAACTGAAGCTGATGGTGCCGATGACGGTGATGATCATCTTCATCCTGTTGTATCTGGCATTCCGCCGGGTTGATGAAGCCCTGCTGATCCTGATGAGCCTGCCGTTCGCCCTGGTTGGCGGGATATGGTTCCTGTACTGGCAGGGCTTCCATATGTCTGTCGCAACCGGAACGGGGTTTATCGCTCTGGCCGGGGTGGCAGCAGAGTTTGGCGTGGTCATGCTGATGTATCTGCGTCATGCCATTGAAGCGCACCCGGAATTGTCCCGTAAAGAGACGTTCACACCGGAAGGCCTTGATGAAGCCCTCTATCATGGTGCCGTACTGCGTGTCCGGCCGAAAGCCATGACCGTGGCGGTGATCATTGCGGGTCTGCTGCCAATACTCTGGGGAACCGGTGCAGGTTCAGAAGTCATGAGCCGTATCGCGGCACCCATGATTGGTGGGATGATCACGGCTCCGCTGCTGTCCCTGTTCATTATTCCTGCCGCCTACAAATTAATCTGGCTGCGCAGACATAAAAAAAGCGTGTCCTGA
- a CDS encoding copper resistance protein, whose product MNILITTTAFTALFCGAAFAQSSDIAHEAHRFVNNASAVSHVNSSTHENLPDRVNKNNTPSFSEMNEHERAIVAHSFMNNSASYAHQKMIEEHKKMLSGSDANSKTSSSSFNELNAGEKAALVHEQVNNAGAEAHQTQARKLRGLYSTR is encoded by the coding sequence ATGAATATATTAATCACGACCACTGCGTTTACAGCTTTATTTTGTGGGGCAGCTTTTGCTCAGTCCAGTGATATTGCCCATGAAGCACATCGATTTGTTAATAATGCCTCAGCCGTCAGTCATGTGAATTCCTCGACGCATGAAAACTTACCGGACAGGGTTAATAAAAACAACACGCCCTCATTCTCTGAAATGAATGAACATGAAAGGGCCATTGTTGCTCATTCATTTATGAACAACAGCGCGTCCTATGCGCATCAGAAAATGATTGAGGAACATAAAAAAATGCTGTCCGGCAGTGATGCAAATTCAAAGACCTCGTCTTCTTCTTTTAACGAACTGAATGCCGGAGAAAAAGCCGCTCTCGTGCATGAGCAGGTCAATAATGCCGGTGCGGAAGCACATCAGACGCAGGCAAGAAAGCTTCGCGGGCTGTATTCGACCAGGTAA
- the pcoB gene encoding copper resistance outer membrane transporter PcoB, which produces MKRNLKAIPVLVAGLFTSQLSIAAGSVSADPHAGHDMSAMQMPADENFTEMTSMEPIVTESRTPIPPVTDADRKAAFGNLQGHAIHDSAINYLVLLDQLEWQRSDNTNNFSWSVNSWIGGDTDRIWLKSEGERSNGETEAAEAQLLWGHAVGPWWDLVAGVRQDFRPASARTWAAVGFQGLALYNFESEITGFVSNGGKAALRLGGEYDVLLTNRLILQPSYEVNFYSQDDESRGRGRGLTDTELGLRLRYEIRREFAPYIGVSWNQLYGKTSDMAKREGEKDHQVVFLAGARIWF; this is translated from the coding sequence ATGAAGAGAAATTTGAAGGCCATACCTGTTCTGGTCGCCGGTTTGTTTACCTCACAGCTTTCTATTGCGGCGGGCTCCGTCTCTGCAGATCCCCACGCCGGGCACGACATGTCTGCCATGCAGATGCCAGCAGATGAGAATTTCACTGAGATGACGTCAATGGAGCCCATTGTAACTGAGAGCAGAACGCCAATTCCGCCTGTTACCGATGCCGACCGGAAGGCTGCATTCGGCAATTTACAGGGGCATGCGATTCACGACAGTGCGATTAATTATCTGGTTCTGCTGGATCAACTGGAATGGCAACGGTCGGATAACACCAACAATTTCAGCTGGAGTGTTAACAGCTGGATTGGAGGCGACACAGATCGGATTTGGCTAAAGAGTGAAGGTGAACGAAGCAATGGGGAAACGGAGGCGGCTGAAGCGCAGTTACTCTGGGGACATGCGGTTGGCCCATGGTGGGATTTGGTTGCGGGTGTCAGGCAGGATTTCAGACCTGCTTCTGCCCGGACCTGGGCTGCTGTCGGTTTTCAGGGGCTGGCACTCTATAATTTTGAGTCTGAAATTACGGGTTTTGTCAGTAATGGCGGAAAAGCAGCCCTTCGTCTGGGAGGAGAATACGACGTTTTACTGACTAACCGGCTCATACTCCAGCCATCCTATGAGGTGAATTTCTACAGTCAGGATGATGAATCGCGGGGTCGCGGCAGGGGACTGACTGACACAGAGCTGGGGCTCCGGCTGCGCTATGAAATACGCCGTGAGTTTGCACCCTATATAGGCGTTTCCTGGAATCAACTTTACGGGAAAACATCCGATATGGCGAAAAGAGAAGGTGAGAAAGACCATCAGGTAGTATTCCTGGCGGGAGCCAGAATCTGGTTTTAA
- a CDS encoding DUF2933 domain-containing protein codes for MKSTTYALIAVAAIAAFALLREHWSHVAGYWPYLLLLVCPLMHLFHGHGGHGDHQHHGSENDKKN; via the coding sequence ATGAAAAGTACCACCTATGCGCTTATTGCTGTCGCCGCGATCGCGGCATTTGCCCTCCTGCGCGAACACTGGTCACATGTGGCAGGTTACTGGCCATATCTGTTATTGCTGGTCTGCCCGCTAATGCATCTTTTCCACGGCCACGGAGGGCATGGAGATCATCAACATCACGGAAGTGAAAACGATAAAAAAAATTAA
- a CDS encoding DUF411 domain-containing protein: MKKVVLMALALGLSLPAMASEKVIDMYKSENCGCCSLWGKAMEKDGFEVRTHVMNDQALSALKEKHAIPAGLRSCHTAVAGNLIIEGHVPATTIHKAMQSGSGIYGLATPGMPAGSPGMEMGARKEAYDVIAFSPDGSKKVFQRIE, encoded by the coding sequence ATGAAAAAAGTGGTTCTGATGGCGCTGGCTCTCGGCCTTTCACTGCCCGCGATGGCGAGTGAAAAAGTGATTGATATGTACAAATCTGAAAACTGTGGCTGTTGTTCCCTGTGGGGCAAAGCGATGGAAAAAGACGGGTTTGAAGTACGAACTCACGTCATGAATGATCAGGCGCTGTCAGCCCTGAAAGAAAAGCATGCTATTCCTGCAGGACTGCGAAGTTGTCATACCGCGGTTGCCGGTAATTTGATCATTGAAGGCCATGTGCCTGCGACAACGATACATAAGGCAATGCAGTCTGGTTCAGGTATATACGGTCTCGCCACCCCCGGTATGCCAGCAGGAAGTCCTGGAATGGAGATGGGAGCCCGAAAAGAGGCTTACGATGTTATCGCATTCTCACCGGATGGAAGTAAAAAAGTCTTCCAGCGAATCGAATAG
- the pcoA gene encoding multicopper oxidase PcoA, which yields MLLKTSRRTFLKGLTLSGVAGSLGVWSFNARSSLSLPVAASLQGTQFDLTIGETAVNITGSERQAKTINGGLPGPVLRWKEGDTITLKVKNRLNEQTSIHWHGIILPANMDGVPGLSFMGIEPDDTYVYTFKVKQNGTYWYHSHSGLQEQEGVYGAIIIDAGEPEPFTYDREHVVMLSDWTDENPHSLLKKLKKQSDYYNFNKPTVGSFFRDVNTRGLSATIADRKMWAEMKMNPTDLADVSGYTYTYLMNGQAPLKNWTGLFRPGEKIRLRFINGSAMTYFDIRIPGLKMTVVAADGQYVNPVTVDEFRIAVAETYDVIVEPQGEAYTIFAQSMDRTGYARGTLATREGLSAAVPPLDPRPLLTMEDMGMGGMGHDMAGMDHSQMGGMDNSGEMMSMDGADLPDSGTSSAPMDHSSMAGMDHSRMAGMPGMQSHPASETDNPLVDMQAMSVSPKLNDPGIGLRNNGRKVLTYADLKSRFEDPDGREPGRTIELHLTGHMEKFAWSFNGIKFSDAAPVLLKYGERLRITLINDTMMTHPIHLHGMWSDLEDENGNFMVRKHTIDVPPGTKRSYRVTADALGRWAYHCHLLYHMEMGMFREVRVEE from the coding sequence ATGCTGTTGAAAACGTCTCGACGAACTTTCCTGAAGGGGTTAACCCTCTCTGGCGTAGCCGGAAGTCTTGGCGTATGGAGTTTCAATGCGCGTTCCAGTCTGAGCCTGCCAGTTGCCGCATCCCTGCAGGGTACTCAGTTTGACCTGACCATTGGTGAAACGGCCGTCAATATCACGGGCAGTGAGCGTCAGGCCAAAACAATCAATGGAGGCCTGCCGGGGCCCGTTCTTCGCTGGAAAGAAGGTGACACCATTACCCTGAAGGTCAAAAACCGTCTTAATGAACAGACGTCCATTCACTGGCACGGCATTATTCTTCCGGCCAATATGGATGGTGTTCCGGGGCTGAGTTTTATGGGCATAGAGCCTGATGATACCTACGTTTACACCTTTAAGGTTAAGCAGAACGGGACTTACTGGTACCACAGCCATTCCGGTCTGCAGGAACAGGAGGGGGTATACGGTGCCATTATCATCGATGCCGGGGAGCCAGAACCGTTTACTTACGATCGTGAGCATGTGGTCATGTTGTCTGACTGGACCGATGAAAATCCTCACAGCCTGCTGAAAAAATTAAAAAAACAGTCGGATTACTACAATTTCAATAAACCAACCGTTGGCTCTTTTTTCCGCGACGTGAATACCAGGGGGCTGTCAGCCACCATTGCCGATCGGAAAATGTGGGCTGAAATGAAAATGAATCCGACTGACCTCGCGGATGTCAGTGGCTACACCTACACCTATCTCATGAACGGGCAGGCCCCGCTGAAAAACTGGACCGGACTGTTCCGTCCCGGTGAAAAGATACGCTTACGGTTTATCAACGGCTCGGCAATGACCTATTTCGATATCCGTATCCCCGGGCTGAAAATGACGGTCGTGGCTGCAGATGGCCAGTATGTAAACCCGGTTACCGTTGACGAATTCAGGATTGCCGTTGCCGAAACCTATGATGTCATTGTGGAGCCTCAGGGTGAGGCCTATACCATCTTCGCACAATCCATGGACAGGACCGGTTACGCTCGAGGGACACTGGCCACGAGAGAGGGGTTAAGTGCTGCCGTTCCCCCCCTCGATCCCCGTCCTCTGTTGACCATGGAAGATATGGGTATGGGGGGAATGGGACATGATATGGCAGGAATGGACCACAGCCAGATGGGAGGCATGGATAACAGCGGAGAGATGATGTCTATGGACGGTGCTGACCTTCCGGATAGCGGGACATCCTCCGCGCCCATGGATCACAGCAGCATGGCCGGTATGGATCATTCCCGGATGGCCGGAATGCCGGGTATGCAAAGTCATCCTGCGTCAGAAACGGATAACCCACTGGTTGATATGCAGGCGATGAGCGTCTCTCCGAAATTAAATGATCCGGGTATTGGTCTTCGAAATAACGGAAGAAAGGTTCTCACGTACGCGGATTTGAAAAGCCGCTTTGAGGATCCTGACGGACGTGAACCTGGCCGTACCATAGAACTGCATTTAACCGGCCACATGGAAAAGTTTGCCTGGTCATTTAACGGAATCAAGTTTTCAGATGCCGCACCGGTGCTGCTGAAATACGGTGAGCGGCTCAGGATCACGCTGATCAACGATACCATGATGACTCACCCCATTCACCTGCATGGTATGTGGAGCGATCTGGAAGATGAAAACGGTAATTTCATGGTTCGTAAACACACAATAGATGTTCCCCCTGGTACAAAACGCAGTTACAGAGTGACAGCAGATGCGCTTGGCCGCTGGGCGTATCACTGCCATTTGCTCTATCACATGGAAATGGGAATGTTTCGTGAAGTCCGGGTGGAGGAATGA
- the silP gene encoding Ag(+)-translocating P-type ATPase SilP has protein sequence MKNDNAVQHNNQTASEQTLSPDEGHVLHKVRDPVCGMAILPDRAHSSIRYQDHQLYFCSASCESKFKAHPDRYLTEDASEHSHHHHHDHHEVSPDQIKQPHHQAEKENSEGVWTCPMHPEIRRSGPGSCPVCGMALEPLVATASTGPSDELHDMTRRFWLGLLLAFPVLVLEMGSHLFPELRNTVPPQYNTWLQLLLASPVVLWCGWPFFARAGMSLRNRSLNMFTLVAMGTGVAWVYSVIATVFPSWFPASFRNMDGLVAVYFEAAAVITVLVLLGQVLELRAREQTSGAITALLNLAPKTARRLDHDGHETDINAEDVLPGDKLRIRPGESIPVDGIVIEGKTTVDESMVTGESMPVTKTEGDPVIGGTINQTGSLIIRAEKVGDETMLSRIVQMVADAQRSRAPIQRMADSVSGWFVPLVILIAVVAFVIWSVWGPEPRMAHGLIAAVSVLIIACPCALGLATPMSIMVGVGKGAQAGVLIRNAEALERLEKVDTLVVDKTGTLTEGSPTVTGIISLNPGGETSLLRVTAAVEKGSQHPLGMAVVKAAQEKGIAIPAVTHFDAPSGKGVSGDVEGQRVVIGNELAMQENSIVIDNQKAVADTLRMEGATVIYVATDGDLAGLIAISDPVKTTTPDALKALRQAGIRIVMLTGDNQLTAEAVARKLGIDEVEAGILPDGKKAVITRLKESGHVVAMAGDGVNDAPALAAADVGIAMGTGTDVAIESAGVTLLKGDLMILNRARHLSEITMKNIRQNLFFAFIYNALGVPVAAGLLYPVYGILLSPVIAAAAMALSSVSVIVNALRLKSVRLGK, from the coding sequence GTGAAAAATGACAATGCAGTGCAACACAACAACCAGACTGCTTCTGAGCAGACACTATCCCCGGACGAGGGCCACGTATTGCATAAGGTGAGAGATCCCGTGTGCGGGATGGCCATCCTGCCCGACAGGGCGCACAGCAGCATTCGATACCAGGACCATCAACTTTATTTCTGCTCCGCCAGCTGTGAGAGTAAATTTAAAGCCCATCCCGATCGTTATCTTACCGAAGATGCCAGTGAACATTCCCATCACCATCACCACGATCATCACGAAGTCAGCCCTGATCAGATAAAACAGCCTCACCACCAGGCGGAAAAAGAGAATTCTGAAGGTGTGTGGACATGTCCGATGCACCCGGAGATACGCCGCAGTGGTCCCGGAAGCTGTCCTGTCTGTGGAATGGCACTGGAGCCGCTCGTAGCTACGGCATCCACGGGGCCGAGTGATGAACTTCACGACATGACAAGACGCTTCTGGCTGGGGTTGTTGCTGGCGTTTCCGGTTCTGGTACTCGAAATGGGATCTCATCTGTTTCCCGAGTTGAGGAATACAGTACCGCCACAGTACAACACATGGCTGCAGCTGCTTCTGGCCTCCCCTGTCGTGTTGTGGTGTGGCTGGCCATTCTTCGCCCGGGCCGGAATGTCGTTACGTAACCGCTCCCTGAATATGTTTACCCTTGTTGCAATGGGGACCGGCGTAGCCTGGGTTTACAGCGTCATTGCAACCGTCTTCCCCTCCTGGTTTCCTGCATCGTTCAGAAACATGGATGGCCTGGTGGCCGTTTATTTTGAAGCCGCAGCAGTTATTACGGTGCTTGTTCTGCTGGGACAGGTTCTTGAGCTGCGGGCACGGGAACAAACCTCAGGCGCCATTACTGCGCTTCTGAACCTTGCCCCCAAAACCGCCAGACGGCTGGATCATGACGGTCATGAAACGGATATTAATGCGGAAGATGTCCTGCCTGGCGATAAGCTCCGCATCAGACCTGGAGAGAGTATTCCGGTCGACGGTATCGTGATCGAAGGCAAAACAACCGTTGATGAATCGATGGTGACCGGGGAATCTATGCCGGTTACCAAAACGGAGGGTGACCCTGTCATCGGGGGGACCATTAATCAGACAGGGAGTCTCATCATCCGTGCAGAGAAAGTCGGTGATGAAACAATGCTCTCACGAATTGTTCAGATGGTCGCTGATGCACAGCGTTCGCGTGCCCCCATCCAGAGAATGGCTGACAGCGTTTCAGGCTGGTTTGTTCCTCTGGTGATACTTATCGCGGTTGTTGCTTTCGTGATCTGGTCTGTCTGGGGGCCCGAGCCCAGGATGGCGCACGGTCTCATTGCGGCTGTGTCGGTCCTGATTATTGCCTGTCCCTGCGCGCTGGGGCTGGCCACGCCGATGTCGATAATGGTGGGGGTGGGCAAAGGAGCCCAGGCCGGGGTGTTAATCAGGAATGCCGAAGCCCTTGAGCGTCTTGAAAAAGTGGACACGCTGGTTGTCGACAAAACAGGCACGCTCACGGAAGGTTCGCCTACGGTGACAGGGATTATCAGTCTCAATCCGGGTGGGGAAACATCTCTTTTGCGTGTAACAGCCGCAGTGGAAAAAGGCTCGCAGCATCCGCTGGGTATGGCAGTAGTTAAAGCAGCACAGGAAAAGGGGATCGCAATACCCGCAGTCACTCATTTCGATGCACCGTCGGGTAAAGGTGTCTCAGGCGATGTCGAAGGTCAACGGGTTGTTATTGGTAATGAACTGGCTATGCAGGAAAACAGTATAGTTATTGATAATCAAAAGGCCGTTGCGGATACGTTGCGGATGGAAGGCGCTACCGTTATCTATGTGGCCACAGACGGGGACCTTGCAGGCCTGATAGCTATCTCGGATCCCGTGAAAACAACCACGCCGGATGCGCTTAAAGCTTTGCGTCAGGCGGGGATCCGCATCGTTATGCTCACCGGGGATAACCAGCTTACTGCTGAAGCTGTCGCACGGAAACTGGGAATAGATGAGGTTGAAGCCGGAATTCTGCCGGATGGCAAAAAAGCAGTGATAACCCGACTGAAAGAGTCTGGCCATGTGGTTGCGATGGCCGGAGACGGTGTGAATGATGCCCCGGCGCTGGCAGCGGCTGACGTGGGTATAGCCATGGGAACGGGTACAGATGTGGCAATTGAAAGTGCCGGAGTCACCCTTCTCAAAGGCGACTTGATGATACTGAACAGGGCCCGTCATCTGTCAGAGATCACCATGAAAAATATCCGTCAGAATCTGTTTTTTGCATTTATCTACAACGCACTTGGCGTGCCTGTGGCTGCAGGTCTGCTTTATCCTGTGTATGGAATACTGCTGTCGCCAGTTATTGCGGCGGCGGCCATGGCTCTTTCCTCCGTCAGCGTCATTGTGAATGCGTTGCGTCTGAAAAGTGTCAGGCTCGGGAAATAA